One window of Desulfarculus baarsii DSM 2075 genomic DNA carries:
- a CDS encoding class I SAM-dependent methyltransferase → MRQVKTRHNVRRFDEDVRRSGSYSYTADRLSCRLANGRISSGILAALPMAGKSVLDLGCGDGTYSLELAAAGAASVLGVDAAPAAVESATQRAAERGLQGLASFQYGDINDLRLPHRFDCVVLRGVLHHLPDPAAAIISAARWSDTVLILEPNGLNPALKIIERLSRYHRAHEERSFLPRTLRRWCREAGFSSIQTRFINLVPMFCPDWLARPLAAVGPALELVPLARAFCCGQIVVLAQKQAG, encoded by the coding sequence ATGCGCCAAGTCAAGACCAGACACAACGTGCGCCGCTTTGACGAAGATGTGCGACGTAGCGGATCATACTCCTACACCGCCGACCGCCTTTCCTGCCGGCTGGCCAACGGCCGCATCAGTAGCGGCATCTTGGCCGCCTTGCCCATGGCCGGCAAAAGCGTTCTTGACCTGGGCTGCGGCGACGGAACCTACAGCCTGGAGCTGGCCGCCGCCGGCGCGGCGTCGGTGCTGGGCGTGGACGCCGCGCCAGCCGCCGTCGAGTCGGCCACGCAAAGGGCGGCCGAACGCGGTCTGCAAGGGCTCGCCAGTTTTCAATACGGCGACATCAACGATCTGCGCCTGCCCCATCGTTTCGACTGCGTGGTGCTGCGCGGGGTGCTCCACCATCTGCCCGACCCGGCCGCGGCCATCATCTCCGCCGCCCGCTGGAGCGACACGGTTTTGATCCTGGAGCCCAACGGCCTCAATCCGGCGTTGAAAATCATCGAGCGCCTTTCCCGCTACCACAGGGCGCACGAAGAGCGCTCCTTCTTGCCCCGGACCTTGCGGCGCTGGTGCCGCGAGGCTGGTTTTTCGTCCATCCAGACGCGGTTTATCAATCTGGTGCCGATGTTTTGCCCCGACTGGCTGGCCCGCCCGCTGGCCGCCGTCGGCCCAGCGTTGGAGCTCGTTCCCCTGGCGCGAGCCTTTTGCTGTGGCCAGATCGTCGTTCTGGCCCAAAAACAAGCAGGGTAG
- a CDS encoding class I SAM-dependent methyltransferase: protein MALLTQTKFARLWLIFQHIIGGTADKRRLALRHWQGQTNVLEVGCSAGNIAGAFARLPGVRYTGLDVDGAAIKLAQKRFAAHHRLRFLHASAEEHAACGDIYDYILVAGVLHHVDDDMAVSLLTATRGLASDDCRVVISEPEALRPDDNIIFKCFYRLEQGQYLRSRQSLLALAQRAGLEIASAENHDVGTGIPGLPVVARFSVIVGGWPAEPCAGRRSQ from the coding sequence TTGGCCCTGCTGACCCAAACCAAGTTTGCGCGCCTGTGGTTGATTTTCCAGCACATAATCGGCGGAACCGCAGACAAGAGGCGCCTGGCCCTGCGGCACTGGCAAGGCCAAACCAACGTCCTCGAGGTGGGTTGTTCGGCCGGCAACATCGCTGGCGCCTTCGCGCGGTTGCCCGGCGTTCGCTACACCGGCCTGGACGTTGACGGGGCCGCCATTAAATTGGCCCAAAAACGTTTCGCGGCGCATCATCGCCTGCGCTTTCTCCACGCCAGCGCCGAAGAGCACGCGGCGTGCGGCGACATCTATGATTACATTTTGGTGGCCGGCGTGCTCCATCATGTCGACGACGACATGGCCGTGTCGCTCCTCACGGCCACGCGCGGCTTGGCCAGCGACGATTGCCGCGTGGTGATCTCCGAACCCGAGGCCCTGCGGCCCGACGACAACATCATTTTCAAGTGTTTTTATCGCCTCGAGCAGGGCCAATATCTGCGGAGCCGCCAAAGCTTGCTGGCCCTGGCCCAGCGGGCGGGTCTTGAGATCGCATCGGCCGAGAACCACGACGTCGGAACGGGCATCCCCGGCCTGCCCGTGGTCGCGCGCTTTTCGGTCATCGTCGGCGGCTGGCCGGCCGAACCATGCGCGGGGAGGAGGTCGCAATAG
- a CDS encoding DegT/DnrJ/EryC1/StrS family aminotransferase encodes MKRRLEDLAIFGGPRLFESFRPTGQLSLPDSRVFFKHARTIFDQRRLTNNGPLVRMLEERLALLHQSAHCVSFCNASVAIVLLLRLLGGDDGGNVLMPTFTYPGLPHIALWAGFKPVFCDVDQHTHAIDVASVAANLTPRSVVILAVHQVQSPCQIDELTTLARQRGVALLFDSVHGLGCTHRGKPIGGFGAAEVFSLHATKLLNGFEGGYVTTNDDALAAELRSARSFGFQGKDNVVRLGLNGKLNEIHAALALAALDDLEQTIQANRARHEAYRRLFADLPGLNILEYATNERHNYELTIFEMTTAWPLSRDDTLRLLNAENALARPYYSPPLHHSEHCPPGCGDVSLPVAEALATRFIQMPVGDLVSLADIEALAELMTFVGANGPTVAARLARDGRPS; translated from the coding sequence GTGAAACGCCGTTTGGAAGACTTGGCCATTTTCGGCGGGCCGCGTTTGTTCGAAAGCTTTCGGCCCACCGGGCAGCTTTCGCTGCCCGATTCGCGCGTTTTTTTCAAGCACGCGCGGACGATCTTCGATCAACGCCGCCTGACCAACAACGGCCCCTTGGTGCGCATGCTCGAAGAACGCCTGGCCCTGCTGCACCAGAGCGCCCATTGCGTGAGCTTCTGCAACGCCTCGGTGGCCATTGTCTTGTTGCTGCGCCTGCTGGGCGGCGACGATGGCGGCAATGTCCTCATGCCAACTTTCACCTATCCCGGTCTGCCGCACATTGCCCTCTGGGCCGGCTTCAAGCCGGTTTTCTGCGACGTGGACCAACACACTCACGCCATCGATGTCGCCTCGGTGGCGGCCAACCTCACGCCGCGCAGCGTTGTGATCTTGGCCGTGCATCAGGTTCAGAGCCCGTGCCAAATAGACGAACTGACCACCCTGGCCCGACAACGCGGGGTAGCGTTGCTTTTTGACTCTGTCCACGGCCTGGGCTGCACCCATCGCGGCAAGCCCATCGGCGGCTTCGGCGCGGCCGAGGTCTTCAGCCTGCACGCCACCAAATTGCTCAACGGCTTCGAGGGCGGCTACGTCACCACCAACGACGACGCCTTGGCGGCGGAGTTGCGCTCGGCGCGCTCTTTTGGTTTTCAGGGCAAGGACAACGTGGTGCGCCTGGGCCTAAATGGCAAGCTCAACGAGATCCACGCCGCCCTGGCCTTGGCCGCCCTGGACGACCTGGAACAAACCATCCAGGCCAACCGCGCCCGTCACGAGGCCTATCGGCGCTTGTTCGCCGACCTGCCCGGCCTGAATATCCTGGAATACGCCACCAACGAACGACACAACTACGAACTGACCATCTTTGAGATGACGACCGCCTGGCCCCTGAGCCGCGACGACACCCTGCGCCTCCTGAACGCCGAGAACGCCCTGGCTCGGCCCTATTACAGCCCGCCCCTGCACCACTCGGAGCACTGCCCGCCAGGCTGCGGCGACGTTTCGCTGCCCGTGGCCGAGGCCCTGGCCACGCGGTTTATCCAGATGCCGGTGGGCGATCTGGTATCGCTGGCCGACATCGAGGCCCTGGCCGAGCTGATGACCTTCGTGGGGGCCAACGGCCCGACCGTGGCCGCGCGCCTGGCCCGCGACGGGAGGCCATCATGA
- a CDS encoding DUF6077 domain-containing protein → MAHDETTQRDYTGLDRLVAKIIDAFLVFGASATLAYYLVFFSRLPAWVWYPACVVALIAVGWLFRRIAGQPGPQPRPKPGSSGPLVALILLCLLSFSINLFTLRPDADEFCFYHRALHAAEHLAQPISLHHTAHDLRDLPPISPAHLLSTVEIAAALLAKALHLPAMTVVHQGLGGLTLALLPLVYFLLFRILGRDVWPSLAGVAGVLIFLALSGDTHQAWGNFTILRAWEGKCVLIALGLPLFWAFISRFMRRGEQADLLRLHALMLLSIGLSGSAFFLVPYSGGLLAMVSCLTGRANGHYWRNLARLTTVLVTPAILALAVVSPFFVAMSNFAVWSSPNFSSLRAMATVIGSPQAAALHAALSLLLLYHHWRDRRIKAFLFYAVAAALIPIMPLLDALIVKVTMAKAYWRLAYAIPLPALYGLAAACLVDRKNSKNAWWALLIVVVCLGLFVLKQPAINQRVIHGLHQYKFPPKQLVAVEHLSRLASQNAVILAPAQVAWWLGLLRPDLRFVATFPMETKHAFDNYGQPEEGIKRRQIAAFLNAPPVTNPNPEALRPYLTRASLLVLPRHAPRQAVEKALAASGERWSFHGDNAGWLIWLKE, encoded by the coding sequence GTGGCTCACGACGAGACAACCCAGCGCGATTACACCGGCCTGGATCGCCTTGTCGCCAAGATCATCGACGCCTTTTTGGTTTTCGGCGCCTCGGCCACGCTGGCCTACTATCTTGTCTTTTTTTCCCGGCTGCCGGCCTGGGTTTGGTATCCGGCTTGCGTGGTTGCGCTCATCGCGGTGGGCTGGTTATTTCGCCGTATCGCCGGCCAGCCAGGCCCCCAGCCACGGCCCAAGCCAGGATCGAGCGGCCCGCTCGTGGCCTTAATCTTGCTATGCCTGCTGTCTTTTTCGATCAACCTGTTCACGCTTCGGCCAGACGCGGATGAGTTTTGCTTTTATCACCGAGCACTTCACGCCGCCGAACATCTCGCGCAACCCATCTCTCTGCATCACACGGCCCATGATCTGCGCGATCTGCCGCCCATATCGCCGGCCCACCTGCTCTCAACGGTGGAGATCGCCGCGGCCCTTTTGGCCAAGGCGCTGCACCTGCCGGCGATGACGGTCGTACACCAGGGCCTTGGCGGACTCACGCTGGCTCTGCTTCCCTTGGTGTATTTTTTATTGTTTCGCATCCTTGGGCGCGACGTCTGGCCGTCCTTGGCCGGCGTGGCCGGTGTTTTGATCTTTCTGGCGCTAAGCGGCGACACGCACCAAGCTTGGGGCAATTTTACGATCCTGCGCGCCTGGGAGGGCAAGTGCGTCCTCATCGCGCTGGGTTTGCCTCTGTTCTGGGCCTTTATTTCGCGCTTCATGCGGCGGGGGGAGCAGGCCGACCTGCTGCGGCTGCACGCCCTCATGCTTTTATCCATCGGCCTATCTGGTTCGGCTTTTTTCCTCGTGCCCTACAGCGGTGGCTTGCTGGCCATGGTCTCCTGCCTAACTGGTCGCGCAAACGGCCATTATTGGCGCAACCTGGCGCGCCTGACCACGGTGCTGGTCACGCCCGCCATCTTGGCCCTGGCCGTGGTCAGCCCGTTTTTTGTCGCCATGAGCAATTTCGCGGTTTGGTCTTCGCCAAACTTCTCCTCGCTCAGGGCCATGGCCACGGTCATAGGCTCGCCCCAAGCAGCCGCGCTCCACGCCGCGCTGTCCCTGCTTTTGCTTTATCACCACTGGCGCGACCGGCGCATAAAAGCATTTCTGTTTTACGCCGTGGCGGCCGCGCTAATCCCCATCATGCCCCTGCTCGACGCGCTGATCGTGAAGGTGACCATGGCCAAGGCCTATTGGCGGCTGGCCTACGCCATCCCGCTGCCGGCCTTGTATGGTTTGGCCGCCGCCTGCCTGGTCGACAGGAAAAATTCAAAAAATGCATGGTGGGCGCTGTTGATCGTGGTGGTTTGCCTTGGTTTGTTCGTCCTCAAGCAGCCGGCGATCAACCAGCGCGTAATCCATGGGCTTCACCAATACAAGTTCCCGCCCAAACAGCTCGTCGCAGTCGAGCACCTTTCGCGGCTGGCGTCCCAAAATGCGGTGATCCTGGCCCCAGCCCAAGTTGCCTGGTGGCTAGGATTGCTGCGGCCGGATCTGCGCTTTGTGGCGACTTTCCCCATGGAAACCAAACATGCCTTTGACAATTACGGTCAGCCAGAGGAGGGGATCAAACGCCGCCAGATAGCGGCTTTCCTCAACGCGCCGCCAGTGACTAACCCCAACCCCGAGGCCTTGCGGCCATATCTGACACGGGCGTCCTTGCTGGTGTTGCCCCGACACGCCCCGCGCCAAGCCGTGGAAAAGGCGCTGGCCGCCAGCGGCGAGCGCTGGAGCTTTCATGGGGACAACGCTGGCTGGCTAATCTGGCTCAAGGAATGA
- a CDS encoding class I SAM-dependent methyltransferase, protein MRATDAAERACPTCGKRHGRLFAKERINPDLVGSFTYASRKTPEFMRHRLVRCLYCDTVYAPSPPPERVLSRAYASADYDSWEEAECAAADYARVIAPLLKGLPALGGAVEIGAGNGAFLPHLRRAGFQAVLGVEPSRKAIEAASAQARPLLREGVFTPETLAENRPALICSFMTLEHLPDPRGFVQAAHDALVPGGLLALVTHDWKAALNRLLGLRSPIIDIEHLQLFTARALQRLLRDRGFEDIQTAAFSNRYPLRYWLRLSPLPAGVRRALTGPLGRLGLLTLPLSLPVGNVMATGRKK, encoded by the coding sequence ATGAGGGCAACCGACGCCGCCGAGCGGGCCTGCCCCACCTGCGGAAAGCGCCACGGCCGCCTCTTCGCCAAAGAGCGCATCAACCCCGATCTGGTCGGCAGCTTTACCTACGCATCGCGTAAAACGCCGGAGTTCATGCGTCATCGCCTGGTGCGCTGTCTGTATTGCGACACGGTCTACGCCCCCAGCCCGCCTCCGGAGCGCGTTCTTTCGCGGGCCTACGCCAGCGCCGATTATGACTCGTGGGAAGAGGCCGAGTGCGCCGCCGCCGATTACGCCAGGGTCATCGCGCCACTTCTGAAAGGCCTGCCCGCGTTGGGTGGGGCCGTGGAGATCGGTGCGGGCAACGGCGCTTTTTTGCCGCACCTGCGCCGGGCCGGTTTCCAAGCCGTGCTGGGCGTCGAGCCGTCGCGCAAGGCCATCGAGGCCGCCAGCGCCCAGGCGCGCCCTTTGCTGCGCGAGGGCGTGTTCACGCCCGAAACTCTGGCCGAAAACCGGCCCGCCCTGATTTGTTCCTTCATGACCCTGGAGCATCTGCCAGATCCGCGCGGTTTTGTCCAAGCGGCCCATGACGCCTTGGTCCCTGGCGGCCTGCTGGCCCTGGTGACCCACGACTGGAAAGCCGCGCTGAACCGCCTCTTGGGGTTGCGTTCGCCGATCATCGACATCGAGCACCTGCAATTGTTCACCGCGCGCGCCCTCCAAAGATTGCTGCGCGACCGCGGGTTCGAGGACATACAAACCGCCGCCTTCAGTAACCGTTACCCCTTGCGTTATTGGTTGCGCCTGTCGCCGCTGCCAGCGGGAGTCAGGCGCGCCCTGACCGGCCCGCTCGGACGTTTGGGCCTGCTCACCCTGCCCCTTTCCCTGCCCGTGGGCAACGTCATGGCCACGGGCCGAAAAAAATAG
- a CDS encoding WbqC family protein encodes MKLGVMQPYFFPHLGYFDLIRRVDRFVLFDTAQFTPKSWMTRNRILHPASGWQYILLPVAQHPRFAAISQIRAKDPEAAMRRILGQLGHYRKRAPHYAAVTRIVEDAFATARSDSLTDINAAGLARVCQELGLPFQIEICSELGLNLPPVEHPGGWALEISAALGASEYINPPGGRELFRPEEFAARGVGLGFTQTPDFSYPCPPYAFEPQLSILDVLMWRSPAQIRADLAAAQG; translated from the coding sequence ATGAAGCTGGGCGTGATGCAGCCGTATTTTTTCCCGCATCTGGGCTACTTCGACCTGATCCGGCGGGTGGACCGCTTCGTGCTCTTTGACACGGCCCAGTTCACCCCCAAAAGCTGGATGACCCGCAACCGCATCCTGCACCCCGCCAGCGGCTGGCAATACATCCTACTGCCCGTGGCCCAGCACCCGCGCTTTGCCGCCATCAGCCAGATCAGGGCCAAAGACCCCGAGGCGGCCATGCGGCGCATTCTGGGCCAGCTGGGCCACTATCGCAAACGCGCGCCCCATTACGCGGCCGTCACGCGCATCGTTGAGGACGCCTTCGCCACGGCCCGCTCCGACAGCCTCACCGACATCAACGCCGCCGGCCTGGCCCGCGTCTGCCAGGAACTGGGTCTGCCCTTCCAGATCGAAATATGCTCGGAACTGGGCCTGAACCTGCCGCCCGTGGAGCATCCCGGCGGCTGGGCCCTGGAGATCAGCGCCGCCCTGGGCGCCAGCGAATACATCAACCCACCCGGCGGCAGGGAGCTCTTCCGGCCCGAGGAATTCGCCGCCCGTGGCGTGGGCCTCGGCTTCACCCAGACCCCGGACTTCAGCTATCCTTGCCCGCCCTACGCCTTCGAGCCCCAGCTTTCGATCCTCGACGTGCTGATGTGGCGCTCGCCGGCCCAGATCAGGGCCGACCTGGCGGCGGCTCAGGGTTGA
- a CDS encoding class I SAM-dependent methyltransferase: MSFYKQHPLTCDSKDFWGQVKRTVNGKPVPREQIQMIVDAVQDGLALGPEDHFLDLCCGNGALSTFFFAACGGGLGVDFSEPLIETAKANFEQPPNFIYQLADVLDYANNEPQPERFTKALCYGSFQYLAKDAAEALLAVLRRRFVGLRRLYLGNLPDRQRMGEFFRPESYTPGVEDDPGSPIGVWRARHDIAQLASQTGWVAEFRIMPGDFYAAHYRFDAILRR, encoded by the coding sequence TTGTCTTTTTACAAACAACATCCCTTGACCTGCGACAGCAAGGATTTCTGGGGCCAGGTCAAGCGCACCGTCAACGGCAAACCCGTGCCCCGCGAGCAGATCCAGATGATCGTCGATGCGGTGCAGGACGGCCTGGCCCTGGGCCCGGAAGATCATTTCCTCGATCTTTGCTGTGGCAACGGCGCGCTCAGCACGTTTTTCTTCGCGGCCTGCGGCGGCGGCCTGGGCGTGGATTTTTCCGAGCCGCTGATCGAAACAGCAAAGGCCAATTTCGAGCAACCACCGAATTTTATTTATCAACTTGCCGATGTGCTTGATTACGCCAACAACGAGCCGCAACCAGAGCGCTTCACCAAGGCCTTGTGCTATGGTTCGTTTCAATATTTGGCCAAAGACGCCGCCGAGGCCCTGCTGGCGGTTTTGCGACGGCGTTTCGTCGGACTGCGCCGGCTCTATCTGGGCAATCTGCCCGACCGCCAGCGCATGGGCGAATTTTTTCGGCCAGAATCATATACGCCTGGCGTCGAGGACGATCCAGGCTCGCCGATTGGCGTTTGGCGCGCACGTCACGACATCGCGCAACTAGCCAGCCAAACAGGCTGGGTCGCGGAGTTTCGTATCATGCCAGGCGATTTTTACGCCGCTCATTATCGTTTCGACGCCATTCTACGCCGTTAA
- a CDS encoding NAD-dependent epimerase/dehydratase family protein: MAGVSALNTAFMNLHDPNSVRALLNRVKPKVIFHCAAFGAYSFENDADRIHHTNYISLVKLLESLDHRELNAFIHAGSSSEYGFNAAGPAEDDRLSPNSHYAVSKAAASLALAYHGKARGLPVCNLRLYSVYGPYEDSSRLMPVLCEHAVRGCLPPFAPANTARDFVYIDDVIEAFLLAAAHMGPDLAGESFNIGTGEKTTLGNLAALAGKVFDIQEEPRFTPSAGRSWDMEQWYANPAKAERLLGWRPRTPLAQGLISCRDWWREHLRHAQFQELTKKTHARKSKNSLTAIIACYRDEEAIPIMHERLVAVFNKIGVEYEIIFVDDCSPDNGRERIREISAADPHVLGISHSRNFGSQAAFRSGMELASKEACVLLDGDLQDPPEIIEQFVEKWRQGADVVYGRRVKREMPFWLDLCYKGFYRIFAMLSEVAIPKDAGDFSLIDRSVMQWILQCEERDFFLRGIRAYVGFNQVGVDYVRPERMFGRSTNNWIRNIGWAKKAIFSFSRTPLHMLTFLGGLAFAGSVGLALASVIIRLLAPESTPKGMTFLSLLIMLFGSATLLGLGLLGEYLGKVFEEAKARPPFIRKHFIMHGRIKPADARPIQARDDQ; encoded by the coding sequence TTGGCGGGCGTTTCCGCCCTGAACACGGCCTTCATGAACCTGCACGACCCCAACAGCGTGCGGGCGCTGCTCAATCGCGTCAAACCGAAGGTTATTTTTCACTGCGCGGCGTTCGGCGCCTATTCTTTCGAAAACGACGCGGACAGAATCCACCACACCAACTACATCAGCCTTGTCAAGCTGCTGGAGTCTCTCGACCACCGGGAGCTTAACGCCTTCATTCACGCCGGCAGTTCGTCGGAATATGGGTTCAACGCCGCCGGCCCGGCCGAGGACGACCGACTTTCGCCCAACAGCCATTACGCCGTCAGCAAGGCCGCGGCCAGCCTCGCCCTGGCCTATCACGGCAAGGCGCGCGGGTTGCCCGTATGCAATCTGCGCCTGTATTCGGTCTATGGGCCTTACGAAGACTCATCGCGTTTGATGCCCGTGTTGTGTGAACACGCCGTGCGTGGTTGCCTGCCGCCGTTCGCACCGGCCAACACCGCGCGCGACTTCGTTTACATCGACGACGTCATCGAGGCCTTCCTCTTGGCCGCCGCCCACATGGGCCCCGATCTGGCCGGTGAATCATTCAATATCGGCACTGGCGAAAAAACCACCTTGGGCAACCTGGCCGCCCTGGCCGGCAAGGTTTTCGACATCCAGGAGGAGCCGCGTTTCACGCCCAGCGCGGGCAGAAGTTGGGACATGGAGCAATGGTACGCCAACCCGGCCAAGGCCGAACGCCTTTTGGGTTGGCGGCCGCGCACCCCCCTGGCCCAAGGCTTGATTTCGTGCCGTGATTGGTGGCGAGAACACCTGCGCCACGCCCAGTTCCAAGAATTGACCAAGAAAACACACGCGCGAAAAAGCAAGAATTCCCTCACGGCGATCATCGCTTGCTATCGTGACGAAGAAGCCATTCCCATCATGCACGAGCGCCTGGTGGCTGTTTTCAACAAAATCGGCGTGGAATACGAAATAATCTTTGTCGACGACTGCTCGCCGGACAACGGCCGAGAACGCATCAGGGAGATCAGCGCCGCCGACCCTCATGTCCTGGGCATCAGCCATTCACGCAACTTCGGCTCCCAGGCAGCCTTCCGCAGCGGCATGGAACTGGCCAGCAAGGAGGCCTGCGTCCTGCTTGACGGCGACCTCCAAGATCCACCCGAAATCATCGAACAATTTGTCGAGAAGTGGCGGCAGGGGGCCGACGTGGTTTACGGACGCCGCGTCAAACGCGAAATGCCGTTCTGGCTCGACCTGTGCTACAAGGGTTTTTATCGTATTTTCGCTATGTTAAGCGAAGTGGCCATACCCAAGGACGCCGGCGATTTTTCGCTTATCGATCGATCGGTGATGCAGTGGATCCTGCAATGCGAAGAACGTGATTTTTTCCTGCGCGGCATCCGGGCCTATGTGGGCTTCAACCAAGTCGGCGTCGATTACGTGCGTCCCGAACGAATGTTCGGTCGCAGCACCAACAATTGGATTCGCAACATCGGCTGGGCCAAAAAGGCCATTTTTTCCTTCAGTCGCACTCCGCTGCACATGCTCACGTTCTTGGGCGGACTGGCCTTCGCCGGCTCCGTCGGCTTGGCGCTGGCTTCCGTGATCATCCGGCTATTGGCCCCGGAATCAACGCCAAAGGGAATGACGTTCCTATCACTATTGATAATGTTATTTGGCTCGGCCACGCTGTTGGGCTTGGGCTTGCTGGGCGAATACCTCGGCAAGGTTTTCGAGGAGGCCAAGGCCAGGCCGCCCTTCATCCGCAAGCACTTCATCATGCATGGGCGGATCAAGCCGGCCGACGCGCGGCCGATTCAGGCCAGGGATGATCAATGA
- a CDS encoding aminotransferase class I/II-fold pyridoxal phosphate-dependent enzyme: MKTRASDLAILGGQPTFAQPLHVGQLNLPDWPRFQQAFEELFRRRWFTNHGPLVRQLEQRLAEFLDVRHVVCMTNGTLALMVALQALDLRGRVIAPAFTFPATVQALTWAGLEPLFCDVDEKRHVITADLARPLIEDGVSAILGVHLWGRPCDPEALADLAQRHGLALLFDAAHAFGCAHNGRLIGGLGRVEIFSFHATKVLNAAEGGCATTDDDEMAARLRTVRNFHNQETFARVGARINAKMSEAQAAMALLSLEDYPRNAQANQRALDAYAHGLAGLPGLELLDPNLPQAHNRQFVVLDVDAQQAGLSRDELTAALEAENVLARRYFMPGIHRSPPYNRLYPHFVEGLPVTDRLSARLMQLPSGQAVAEHDIATVCALTRTILEHAPQVSRRLRAYQAKGCERP, translated from the coding sequence ATGAAAACACGGGCCAGCGACCTGGCCATCCTCGGCGGCCAGCCGACCTTTGCCCAGCCCTTACACGTGGGTCAGTTGAATTTGCCCGACTGGCCACGTTTTCAGCAGGCCTTCGAGGAACTATTCCGCCGTCGCTGGTTCACCAACCACGGCCCGCTGGTGCGCCAGTTGGAGCAACGCCTGGCCGAGTTTCTGGACGTGCGCCACGTGGTCTGCATGACCAACGGCACCTTGGCCCTGATGGTGGCGCTGCAAGCGCTGGATCTGCGCGGTCGAGTCATCGCGCCGGCCTTCACCTTCCCGGCCACGGTCCAGGCTCTGACCTGGGCCGGTCTGGAGCCGCTGTTCTGCGACGTGGACGAAAAGCGTCACGTCATCACCGCCGATCTGGCCCGGCCGCTGATCGAAGACGGCGTCTCGGCCATCCTGGGCGTGCATTTGTGGGGCCGACCCTGCGACCCCGAGGCCTTGGCCGATTTGGCCCAGCGGCACGGCCTGGCCTTGCTTTTCGACGCGGCCCACGCCTTTGGCTGCGCCCATAATGGCAGGCTGATCGGCGGTCTGGGCCGGGTGGAGATCTTTTCCTTCCACGCCACCAAGGTGTTGAACGCCGCCGAGGGCGGCTGCGCCACCACCGACGACGACGAAATGGCCGCCCGGCTGCGCACGGTGCGCAATTTTCACAACCAAGAGACCTTCGCCAGGGTGGGGGCGCGCATCAACGCCAAGATGTCCGAGGCCCAGGCGGCCATGGCCCTGCTGAGCCTGGAGGATTACCCTAGAAACGCCCAGGCCAACCAGCGCGCCCTGGATGCCTACGCCCATGGCCTAGCCGGCCTGCCCGGCCTGGAATTGCTGGACCCTAACCTGCCCCAGGCCCACAACCGGCAATTCGTGGTGCTGGATGTGGACGCCCAGCAAGCCGGGCTTTCGCGCGACGAACTGACCGCCGCCTTGGAGGCCGAAAACGTGCTGGCGCGGCGCTACTTCATGCCTGGCATCCACCGTTCGCCGCCCTACAACCGGCTCTACCCCCACTTCGTGGAAGGTCTGCCCGTCACCGATCGTCTATCGGCGCGCCTGATGCAATTGCCCTCGGGCCAAGCCGTGGCCGAGCACGACATCGCCACGGTCTGCGCTCTGACGCGGACCATCCTGGAACACGCCCCGCAAGTGTCCAGGCGTCTGCGCGCCTACCAGGCCAAGGGTTGCGAACGACCATGA
- a CDS encoding sulfotransferase family protein — protein sequence MFDRIIWISGMPRSGTNWLAQIMASNPMVRLKLCPLFSYEFKNAMDLDSSPAQWAEFFTKVYQTPSEYMDQDYLRRDGLAPLFLEREPNPSVLAIKSNRFHHLSRSILEKHPGVTFVGIVRHPCATIHSWLTNPLEFPADCHPRQQWRDGACRKTGPGEFWGFDDWKKVTAMFLDLAQRFPQRFLLVRYESIVFDAQGQIKQLFERLGLGWPAQTRRFLKESQSTHNPHKRAVHKNPAVATRWKTEMDPGMVKTILDELRGTPLECFLGRENQ from the coding sequence ATGTTCGATCGCATCATATGGATCAGCGGCATGCCGCGCTCCGGGACCAACTGGCTGGCCCAGATCATGGCCTCCAACCCCATGGTGCGGCTGAAGCTGTGCCCGCTGTTTTCCTATGAATTCAAAAACGCCATGGACTTGGACAGCAGCCCCGCCCAATGGGCCGAGTTTTTCACCAAAGTTTATCAAACGCCATCGGAATACATGGACCAGGACTATCTGCGCCGCGACGGGCTGGCGCCGCTCTTCCTGGAGCGCGAGCCAAACCCATCGGTGCTGGCGATCAAGTCAAACCGTTTTCATCATCTTAGCCGATCGATCCTGGAAAAGCACCCCGGCGTAACCTTCGTGGGCATCGTGCGGCACCCTTGCGCCACCATCCATTCGTGGCTGACCAACCCGCTGGAGTTCCCGGCCGATTGCCACCCGCGCCAACAGTGGCGTGACGGCGCTTGCCGCAAAACCGGGCCGGGTGAGTTCTGGGGCTTTGATGACTGGAAAAAAGTAACCGCCATGTTCCTGGACCTGGCCCAGCGTTTTCCGCAGCGTTTTTTATTGGTGCGCTACGAAAGCATCGTGTTCGACGCCCAGGGTCAGATCAAACAGCTCTTCGAGCGTCTGGGTTTGGGCTGGCCAGCGCAAACGCGGCGATTCCTGAAAGAATCCCAAAGCACGCACAATCCTCACAAGCGAGCAGTGCACAAAAATCCGGCCGTGGCCACCCGTTGGAAAACAGAAATGGACCCAGGCATGGTCAAAACCATCCTCGACGAATTGCGCGGAACGCCGTTGGAGTGTTTTTTGGGTCGGGAGAACCAGTGA